The Belonocnema kinseyi isolate 2016_QV_RU_SX_M_011 chromosome 2, B_treatae_v1, whole genome shotgun sequence nucleotide sequence ttaaaaaaatgttttaaattcatacctgaatttttcaaacttttgtgaTAGTGCAAGTGTATGTAAAAGGAGGTGGAATATTCAGgaagtttttcttttcaatttgatGCAATttacactttcaaattttttttagcaattaattttgttttcttcttaATTCAATCCTGTCAGATGCTTCACAATAGAAAATTGTGGAGAAAAATTGAACTCCTTTCAAAAATCATGCTTTTTTGcacaagattcataattttagctcggaattcaactgtttggtggaaaattaactttcttgaagaacaaaattacattttcaggttgaaaattcaactgttttgtagaatattaaacgatttgagtaaaaaattaatttcttctggttaaggattcaaatatttgtttgaaaaatcgtcttctttgtaTAAATtgaattgatatttattttaaaaagaaatatttttgttgaaatatcaacgaatacctttttgtaattgaaatctttcattttaaaatgcatgaattttgtttATGATGCCCCCTTTTTTACTATACTAATCTTcttatatcaaaattaataattgtagttgaaaattgatattattcttaaatacttaactatattgttaaaaactcgattttttcgttgaatgttttttttttaatttaataattgaatttttaatcgaaaatataccaattatagttggaaattcgtgTACTTGgtaaaaatttcgtatttttaggcaataaaattaagattctttaaaaagtttatatttttaaataacagttcaacattttggttgaaaagtcaaataattcataacaaattttttattttctaaagatcattgcttttagttaaaaaatcactttctatTACAATTTGACTAGTAGctcgaaaatttgtttcttttttgttgaaaattaatttttttaaatgaaaacttaaacATTCTAGTTATAGTTGCAAAAGtatccattttaattgaaaattcgtatacttttcgttgaaaattcacttttcttagtaaaaaatttagctgttttagttgaaaattaatgtattttgttgaaaactattttatttgcagaaaattaatcctgttgGGCACAAATTCACCTTTTGAATctaagattcatttctttgttgaaaaaatcaattactttgttcaaaagtaattttattaaattaatttttaaaaatataatttaactattccatttttggtttaaaaatatcattttcagtattaaaatcgactgcttcattgaaaatttattaattttgttgtaaattcgtcatttttgcggaaaaattaatgtttcttgttgaaaattcaaaatcttggCTGTAAATTAAAcacctaattaaaaatttacttttttcttaagaataatcattttaattcaaaaatcatttcttcGTTCGAAAATTAGTTTCTCATAAGTGATTTCCTTCactgaaaaattaaccattttcttggttattaaatttcttctaagTCGAAATTTTATGTGTTTCGTATTACATTTGTCTTTCTAGATTGaacaatactattttttaattacaaatttacgtattttggtggaagtttgactttttttggtatacaattaatccttttgttttgaaatttactgTGGCATTTTACAGTAGTTTTCTAAATTTGGtcattagattttttgttttgtttttaggaattctatacattaatttgACTGATcgaagttaaatataattttaaacttgattttattctaaatgaaattaaaaatttttttaatttaaaccttagtttgaaaatttttcttttttctagataataagttttttatacgactttttaaactgaaaattcaactgttccagttttggcaaaaatgtatatttttcagttggttctgcatttggttcaaaattcgtctcttttgtttggGAATgtgattttcttggttaaaaattcatattttcagtagaaTATATAAGTACTTGTTTGGATGTTCAATtggtttcttaaaaatgtatttttgtttatttaaatattggtcatttcagttgaaaaaacatttctttagttaaaaattgaaccgtttggttgagaattccttttttttctaatcgatttctttaactgaaagtctaactattccatttttggttaaagatttataatttttattcaaaagtttatatattttgtttaaaggtgCTTCTGTATTTTGTATGTgtgtttatgtattttttttaaaatttatttattgttcagtagaaaattggtcttttgtagttaaaagttaatgtattttattgaaaatttatcttttatggtacaaaattatttcctggattgaaaatttatctttttgattaaaaatttaattcgtatgacaaaaattggaccattttgcttaaaattcgtttttcctaattgaaaatggATGTTTCTAATGGTGATTCATCTACTCTACATTTTGTCAAActgcatctttttttattaaaatttcaacagtttgttttaaagttcacgtgtttaaaaaaattcgactttcttagaacaaaattaaaattaagatccATTATCATTATTCCCATCTAATTCCACCGCACCTCATAAAAAGAGACAATTTCAATAGAACTCCTCTTCTCTTAAATAATCGTACGTAATTTTTGGAATAActcttcttaaatattattataatattgaaaaatacaaaaagatcTCAAATAATGTTAACATTTTATTCTTATTGCATCATGGAATCcttaaaagtaaattttgcacCCTACTCTCTCATTTTTCAATCATCcccttttctatttttaaaacaaaggttagaaaagaaaattattcccgtagtaacaataaaatttattttcagcttcTATCTCAGGAATAGGACTCGGTGCCTGCGAGACATGGACATCCCCAGCCCTACCTTACCTGAGGAGTCAAAAATCGGAATTTTCAGTCTCTGTCATGCAGGGTTCCTGGATAGCATCATTATTCAGTCTCGGAGGAATTTTTGGTTACCTAATCTACCCCCTCTTGCTGGATAGAATAGGCCGCAAAAATTGCCTTCTTCTATTTTCTCTGCCTCAAATAGCCGGATGGGTAGCAACAATTTTTGCAAGAGACTACCTCACTCTCTATGTTTCAAGAGTCATCAGTGGAGTTGGCTACTGTGCCTCCTTTGGGCCCCTAGTTATCTACCTTGGAGAAATCGCTGATAAGGAAATTAGAGGTGTCCTCCTCTTCATTATCAAAATATCATACGACATCGGAATCCTCGTGGTCGTGTCAGCAGGTGCTTTCCTTTCCTACCACGGAATGAACTACGTGATGCTCTCCTTACCCCTCCTCTTTCTATTCACGTTTTTATTCATGCCAGAAAGCCCTTATTTTTACCTCATAAGAGGTCAAGACAAGAAGGCAGTGAAAAGCTTGATGAAACTTCAAGGGTTCAAAAATTCTGACTCTGTTGAATTAGAAATCGAGAGGATAAAGGCAGCAACACTTAATAgtcgaaattcagaaaaaaacagtTTGTGGAAACTCTTCAACATTAGGAGACATCGAGCAGCCTTGATGATTGCCCTCTGTGCAGACATTACAAAAGTATTTTCTGGATACTTTGCCATTTTGGCTTATACTCAAATGATTTTTGGCTACAGTGGATTTTCACTTCCCCCTGAATATGCCACAATTGTCATGGTCGTTGTGAAAATAATTTCTGGTTTGTGTGCTTCTCAACTGATTGACTCTCTTGGTAGAAGACTGTTGGTCATATTTTCAGGAATGTTTGCATCAATCTCTCTTGCCACTGTGGgtgcatttttttatcttcagCATTTGGAAGTTGAATTTCTATCATCGATTAGCTGGATGCCATTGTTAGGATTGACAAGCTTTGAAGTTTCTTGTGCTTTTGGATTAAGTTCCATGCCTTTTGTATTGCTTGGGGAACTTTTTCCTACTGATGTTAAAGGACCTGCAACAGCTTGTGTTACTGGTGTTACAGAATTTTTGCTGTTTTTGGTCACTCTGGGATTTGAGGTGCTGAATCAGGCTGCCGGAATTTATACCAGTTTTTGGATTTACTCGATTTGTTGTTTCGTAGGGTCACTTACATTGTTCTTTATCATGCCTGAAACGAAGGGAAGgaatttggaagaaattcaagaaatattggaAAAGAAGAAATGGCTTTCGGTTAAACCTGCAGGTTAACATGATGTAAAATCTGTTCATGTGAGACAGATGAAGCCTCATCGTTTGagactataattattttaaaaattttgatatttatagtAAAAACCTGATTGTTTGTGATTTACAAGCCTGTATGTATGATTCtggttagaatttaaaaaaatgtaaatagaaaaGATTTGAATTGGACTTTGTTAATTTTGTATGTACATTAAAACTTATAATgaatgttaaaaagaatttttttatttgtgtatgTGTGTCTGCTTTTGGGTACACGATTCACAGCGTCTTACTTCAGAATTTCTCCAGGTTGTCATATCTTCTATTTTATATTCCAGATATGTACAAACTCGGGAATAAATATGTGAGATTTCTCATTCTTTTCCATAATCTTCAACGAGTTAACCCAGACCGTAGGCAATATTTTTCAGAGAATCAGGGAAAGAAGCAATATGTGTATCTAGAGagagattcagaaaaaattattcattcttgaaTATTTGTTCCTTAAACGATATTAATGGATTAATAAAGATTACAGGTAGAATATTGCTTCATCCGGGTGTCCAATCTTCACGAGAGTATAGCTGTGTTTGTCTTCTTGGTAGGAGGTCttcattaaattaatatataattttattctcagctaatTATTTCTGCATAGAGAACATTTTAATCTATGCATTTATAATTGCGTAACTTGTCCTGTTTTAAATAATACTATGGCCAAacttgtattttgtaaaaaaaaactatcagtAAATGCACGCTCGTTAAGCCCGCGTTCATGTTCTTGTGTTTTTATTTCCAGCCattaaaaatatgaactattgaaaatttatttttttttaaattaaaatatttggagtttcttaaatttttctaacattaaataataagtttgaattaaaagtgctttaaattttcttaaatagaacGGTTTTAatagcaaaatatttgataacaaacaattttagattaagtaagattttgaaaaaaggacattgttttttataaatacaataagagaattttaatatttgaatttataagtttaaaatgtattgttcTGAGTGCTGCTATagactaatttatttaaaaaaagtaaaaaaattactaatgtaaacagaaaaaataacttcaaaagagTTTCGAATAATTCGACTAATGAcacttcaaaacaatttaaactgATTTGAAAGGAATTGacccaaatttaaagaaattccatacattcatgtaaaattggaattatattaaaggaatttaagggaaatgataAGAATTCGATTATTGTATAgaaattaaagatgaattttaaaaaattaatttgaattgaaagaagatcaagaatatgaatttagaaaaattcaaatctcaATTCCATTCGAATTCAGATAAATAtcaatctatatttttaaatctctttaatctttgaaagtattaattaatattaaaattaatataaaattatatgctATATTATTAAAATCCTCAGAAACATCATAAAATGAAGTTGAATCTTTGAATATATCTTATAAGTCCTTTAAAATATGTACccttgaatattttaaagctttgaaatgtGTTTAGGTCCCATGCAATTTTAAagcttattcaaattaaaaaagtcccCTCAATTGTTTTATATCCTCATAAATTTTCCTTATGCCTTACAacgttttaaagctcttgaattttctttgaaattcaaagaaattctgggaatttagagaaatttcgaagaattgaaggaattcaagataCTCtatgaattcagggaattcaaagaatctagaagattagAAAGAATTCGCGGGACTTAGATAATTCaaagaatcttaagaatttgaaatattaaatgatttcagctaattcaaaatattctcgaattttagagaattcagagaattcagtaTATTCTAGAGTTTCAGATGGTTAAAGGATCACACCAGATTCAGATACTGTCAGAGCACTTATAAAATGTCAGGAACTGAGAGAATTAAGACAATTCAGGGAATTTagcatattttacaatttcacagGATACAATGGCCACAGAGGGATCAGGGACTTtcagagcattaaaaaaattccagtaatttaaagaattcggaATCAAGgtattcagatttaaaaaatatttttaaaaatccggaaattaagagaattttagGTGACACGTagcattaagaaaattcaaggtaTTTCAGGAATTAAACATATTCCAAATTCATAGgtagattttcaggaatttaaagaattcagaaattttagaatattcaaggatttctgGATATTTGAAGAAATCAAAGATTTTaacgaattcaaatatttcaaaaagttaagagaattgaaggaattttaaaatattcaaggatttcagggaattcagagaaataaagaaccttagaaaattttaaaaatccagagaATTGTGGGAATTTCAGATATTAAGAAAAGTTACGACATTTCTGGAATGGAGAGAATTGCAGGTATTTGGAGGAATTaggaatatttctgaaatttaaggATTTCCTAATATTCcaggatttcacagattttaagaaattctggatgttcaaaaaattcaaggaattcagatcaATCAAGCAATGAAGAGATtttcagaaagttaaaaatgttagggaattcagggaattaaaaatattcaatgaacttaagatattaaaaatatctaaGTATTTATGCATGTTCaggaaatttagggaaattacagtattcaagaaattcaaggattttaagaaattttgagaattctgTGGATTCCAGAGTATTTTGGTAACTaagggaatttagagaattctaaatatttaggaaatgtagggaattcagaggatttaaagaattttagaaattagaaaaattcaaagtgtTTAGGAAATTCAGAACATTCGAGGATTTCGGAAAATTCAGAGCTATTAGaaagttaaaagatttttataaagttagaaatttgaaggaattcaggaaatttataacTTAACGTATTTCTAGAATGTacagaattctaaatatttaaggattcaaCGATTTTAGAGAAGTCAAGGATACAAGAGAAATTCAAATATGAAGAAACTCaggatattcatggaattcaaggaattcaaagaattcaaggaatttaggttATTTAACGATTTCAGGTAATTCAGAGAATGTAAAGAAtttctggaattaaaaataatcaaattattcaaaaaattcaacatttcaagaACTCCTGTGAATTCAGATCAATCAAGGAATCAAGAGATTTTCAGAATgataaacattttaagaatttaaagacaTTTAGAAGATCCGTGGAACTAAAGAAATGCTTAATATGTGAAGTTTTTAGCATACgtaaggaatttatgaaaattaaagtataCATTAAATTgtaggattttaagaaattcaaggaattcagataatacAAAGAATTGCAGTAATCGTGAATTTCAGGAACTGAAGGAATTGAGAACATTCAAGGCTttcaggaaatttagaaaaatccaggaatttagaggaattaaaaTTATAGGAATTCAGGGATTTCTTAATATTATAGGATTTCAGAGAATACTCagaatattaaagaatttcagaaaattcagatcAATAAAGGAATTGAGAGATTTTCTAAAGTTAGAAATTTTAGTcatttcagggaatttagaatattgaagGGACTCAACAAATTCATAATATCTAAGGATTTCTGCATGCTcagtgaattcagaaaaatgataGTATACAATAAATtccaggattttaagaaattcggaGACTTGAATTAATTTCAGAGCATTCGGTGAATTCATggagtttaaagaattcaacatttttaaggaatttagggaattcagagaattcagacaATTCAGAGAATAAtaaaggatttcgaaaaattcaaatactttaagaaatcaagagattttcaaaaagttaaaaattttaagaaattcaggaaatttataacttcaggaatttagagaatttacggaattcaaaacaactgaagaattgaagtattttagagaatttaaataatttcagggatttgaaatattcacGGATTTTATAAAAGCTTAAGATAtaagagaatttcaaatattaaaagaattcaagatatttaaggaatttaaggaattcaggttAGTAAAAGATTTCAGCGAATTCAGAAAATGCAatgaatttcaggaaattcaggttatataaagattttagagaaatcagagaatgtataaaatttcatgaaattcagacCATTCATggatttaagagattttcagaaagttagtcattttaaggaattcaggaaatttaaattatctaagtaactaaacaaattcaaaatatgtaaaGAGTTCTGCATGTTgagggatttcagagaattttagtgaaatttagatttttataaaatttacagaattcaaaatatttcaagcacTAAGGGAATTCAAAGCATATCAGGATTTTGGAATATTCTAGTATTCcagaaaagtctaaaaaataagagaatttcaaatattcaaagaattcaggatactcaagaaatttaaggatttcagagaattaaaggaattcaggttattagaatttttaagcgaattcagggaatgtaaagaatttcaggaaattcaggttatttaaagatttcagggaattcagagaatgtgaagaatttcatggaattcagatcaatcaagaatttaagagattttcaggTAGTTAGACATTTTATGGAAATAAGTGAATTTATAAAttacggaatttacagaattcaaaatagttagagaatttaagaaatccaGCGAATTGAAAGAATGTCAGGAATTTGGAATCGTCAAGGATTTCAGAGAGTTCAAGGAAATAAGAGCCTATcgaatattaaaggatttcaggatattcaaagaattcaaggacatcaaaaaattccaggaattcaagttatttaaagACTTCAATGGAATTGAgagaatgtaaagaattttagaaaatacggATCACTcaagaattgaagagattttcagaaaGTTAGACATTTTAAGGATATCAGgatatttagaatattcaagggaaaaaaatcttaatatctAAGGATTTCTGCATGTtgagaaaatttaggaaaactaatagtattcaataattttaaggattttgagaaatgcagaaaattttctggatttcagagcaatttaagaaaatttaggaatttataaaatttacagaattcaaaatattttaggaatgtAGGGAATCCAGAGAATTCAAATTATGTCAGGTTTTCGGAATATTCTAGGATTTCAGAGAAGTctgagaaataaaagaatttcaaatattaaaagaattcaggatattcaaggaatttaaggatttcagagaattaaagaaattcaggtTATTAacagatttcagagaattcagagaatgtgaagaatttcatgaaattcagatcaatcaaggatttaaaagattttcagaaagtTAGACATTTTAAGGAAATAAGGAAATGTATAACTTacggaatttagagaatttaagaaattcagcgaacttaaagaatttcaggaattccgaATAGTCAACGATTTCAGAAAGTTTAAGGAAATAAGAGAATATCGAATATTAAAGGAATTTAGGATATTCAAACAATTCAaggatatcaaaaaattaaaggaattcaggttATTAAAAGACTTCAGGGTATTCAgataatgtaaagaatttaaaaaaattccgaacaTTTTCTGGATTTCAGGAGCATTTTGGGGAACCCCAGGAATTTA carries:
- the LOC117182983 gene encoding facilitated trehalose transporter Tret1-like; protein product: MKFVLSCLEGSGNKKNKKKKSVAATEKKGSQSLQFIAAISASISGIGLGACETWTSPALPYLRSQKSEFSVSVMQGSWIASLFSLGGIFGYLIYPLLLDRIGRKNCLLLFSLPQIAGWVATIFARDYLTLYVSRVISGVGYCASFGPLVIYLGEIADKEIRGVLLFIIKISYDIGILVVVSAGAFLSYHGMNYVMLSLPLLFLFTFLFMPESPYFYLIRGQDKKAVKSLMKLQGFKNSDSVELEIERIKAATLNSRNSEKNSLWKLFNIRRHRAALMIALCADITKVFSGYFAILAYTQMIFGYSGFSLPPEYATIVMVVVKIISGLCASQLIDSLGRRLLVIFSGMFASISLATVGAFFYLQHLEVEFLSSISWMPLLGLTSFEVSCAFGLSSMPFVLLGELFPTDVKGPATACVTGVTEFLLFLVTLGFEVLNQAAGIYTSFWIYSICCFVGSLTLFFIMPETKGRNLEEIQEILEKKKWLSVKPAG